In Erigeron canadensis isolate Cc75 chromosome 8, C_canadensis_v1, whole genome shotgun sequence, the DNA window ACCTAGCTTTCCCACGGCGTTCACTCTTTGTTGAAAATATCTAAACTCCCTTTTCATGTCACCCACAATCTTAAAAAACAAACCCTTATGTATGCGAAACTTACGTCTAAATTGTCTCGGGTTGTAAGTCGGTCGATCCGCGAAGTAGTCACGCATCAAGTTCTCTTGTGCCTCTGCACAACGACATACAAGAACCACCCTTCTTGTAAAACGCGGTCGCGGTTgctcttcttcttcctcctccttTTGCGTGACCCACATGGCCAAAGTAACGACGGCAACAACCGCACTTTCAACGACATCGTCATAGTCGACCGAACCGAACGAATCAAAAGACGATGATGCATATGATGACGAAGACGACAttatatgatgatgattctAAACT includes these proteins:
- the LOC122610877 gene encoding uncharacterized protein LOC122610877: MSSSSSYASSSFDSFGSVDYDDVVESAVVAVVTLAMWVTQKEEEEEEQPRPRFTRRVVLVCRCAEAQENLMRDYFADRPTYNPRQFRRKFRIHKGLFFKIVGDMKREFRYFQQRVNAVGKLGFTALQKCTTAIRQQAYDVTSDLLDEYLQMAERTSQEALGHFCSGHRGLKMTSMYSSHLMFLKILYPVWRPQRGYYLGDGIYPKYATFIKTFTDPVDEK